One genomic segment of Vagococcus intermedius includes these proteins:
- a CDS encoding YveK family protein, whose protein sequence is MEETISLQEIFNILKKRLVLILSSMFVGIGIAAILTFLIITPKYASNTQLIVKMPKTEEGSANAADVNATLMMINTYKDIIKSSVVVEKAHERLVEKNQFTGEANQIQSMLTVSQEQNSQMFTIKAIGTSPKEAQAVAGTVAEVFQEKAKEIIDVDKISIIAKASLNEKPVSPNNKLNLIIGAILGIVVGLGFSLLAELLDKTVKDDSFIRDTLGFPILGSVPQMSEKDLTQAMGSQGVVQNIDESSMTTNSRRSRSAER, encoded by the coding sequence ATGGAAGAAACAATTAGTTTACAGGAAATTTTTAATATTTTAAAGAAACGCTTAGTTTTGATATTAAGTAGTATGTTTGTTGGGATTGGGATTGCAGCGATCTTAACTTTCTTAATCATTACGCCAAAATATGCAAGTAATACGCAGTTAATCGTAAAGATGCCCAAAACCGAAGAAGGTAGTGCAAATGCCGCGGATGTAAATGCGACGTTGATGATGATCAATACGTACAAAGATATTATCAAATCAAGTGTTGTGGTTGAAAAGGCTCATGAGCGTTTAGTAGAAAAAAATCAGTTTACAGGTGAAGCTAACCAAATTCAAAGCATGTTAACTGTTAGTCAAGAACAAAATTCACAAATGTTTACGATTAAAGCGATTGGGACTAGTCCTAAAGAAGCCCAAGCAGTAGCTGGGACAGTGGCGGAAGTCTTCCAAGAGAAAGCGAAAGAAATCATTGATGTTGATAAGATTTCTATTATTGCCAAAGCGTCGCTAAATGAAAAACCAGTCTCACCTAATAATAAATTAAACTTAATTATTGGAGCCATTTTAGGGATAGTTGTTGGATTAGGTTTTAGTTTACTAGCTGAGTTACTAGATAAGACAGTCAAAGATGACAGCTTTATACGCGACACTTTAGGATTTCCAATCTTAGGCTCAGTACCACAAATGAGTGAAAAAGATCTGACACAAGCAATGGGAAGTCAAGGAGTAGTTCAAAATATAGATGAGTCAAGTATGACAACAAATAGTCGTCGTAGTCGCTCAGCAGAAAGGTAG
- a CDS encoding CpsD/CapB family tyrosine-protein kinase, which translates to MFKKKNELKNIMPKGVSLITLKNKNSPVSEQYRTIRTNIQFAMAESSLKTIVVTSSGPSEGKSTTSANLAVVFANSGLRVLLVDADLRKPTVAKTFNLKNERGLSNLLGMHEIAVTDVAQQTLVENLMVLPSGPKPSNPSEMLSSPKMNHVISQMEQYFDLVIFDMPPVVAVTDAQIMSAKVDGTILVVREGISNKNALLKAKHLLEMVDANILGAVYNGSQQSADQGYYYYGS; encoded by the coding sequence ATGTTTAAAAAGAAAAATGAACTTAAAAATATAATGCCTAAAGGCGTTAGCTTAATTACTTTGAAAAATAAAAATTCACCAGTGTCCGAACAATATCGGACGATCAGAACCAATATCCAGTTTGCGATGGCTGAGAGTTCACTTAAAACAATAGTCGTGACATCGTCAGGTCCTAGCGAAGGAAAATCAACAACCTCAGCCAATTTAGCGGTGGTCTTTGCTAACTCTGGCTTACGTGTTTTATTGGTAGATGCAGACTTACGAAAACCGACTGTTGCGAAGACTTTTAATCTGAAAAATGAGCGTGGGTTGAGTAATTTATTAGGGATGCATGAAATAGCAGTAACGGACGTTGCGCAACAAACCTTAGTTGAAAATCTAATGGTTTTACCAAGTGGACCGAAACCTTCTAATCCATCGGAAATGTTAAGTTCACCCAAAATGAACCATGTGATTAGCCAAATGGAGCAGTATTTTGATTTGGTTATTTTTGACATGCCACCGGTAGTCGCGGTAACGGATGCCCAAATCATGTCAGCTAAAGTTGATGGCACGATTTTAGTCGTTCGTGAGGGTATTTCGAATAAAAATGCTTTATTAAAAGCGAAGCATTTATTGGAAATGGTGGATGCTAATATCCTAGGAGCAGTTTACAACGGATCACAACAAAGTGCCGATCAAGGTTATTATTACTACGGAAGTTAG
- a CDS encoding tyrosine-protein phosphatase — protein sequence MIDLHCHLLPGVDDGAQTIDDSLALAKKAVSQGISHILCTPHHNNHRYDNPSAKVISAVAELQAVLDQENIPLTVYEGQEVHLTGELLEDFDAGNLLCADLSNRYLLVEFPSQDVPAYTEMVFLGLLTRKVTPIIVHPERNRVFMEEPNKLLPFLEMGCLTQLTAPSYVGVFGKKIQKVAKQMVKHNLVQMVASDAHNLKTRTFYLKEAYEQIEKDFGKEKLEALKKVTRHVINGDEAVVAEPREVKKSFLGL from the coding sequence ATGATTGATTTACATTGCCATCTCTTACCAGGAGTAGATGATGGTGCGCAAACAATTGATGACTCACTAGCTTTGGCTAAAAAGGCAGTTTCTCAAGGTATTAGCCACATTCTTTGCACTCCTCATCACAATAATCATCGCTATGACAATCCCAGTGCTAAAGTAATCTCAGCAGTAGCTGAGTTACAAGCAGTCTTGGATCAAGAGAATATTCCTCTGACTGTTTACGAAGGTCAAGAAGTTCATCTGACAGGTGAATTACTAGAAGACTTTGATGCGGGAAATTTATTATGTGCTGACTTATCAAATCGTTATCTATTGGTTGAGTTTCCTAGTCAAGATGTCCCTGCCTATACAGAAATGGTCTTCTTGGGCCTTCTCACAAGAAAGGTTACCCCGATTATCGTTCATCCGGAACGTAATCGGGTTTTTATGGAGGAACCGAATAAATTATTACCATTTCTAGAGATGGGCTGTCTGACACAATTAACTGCCCCAAGCTATGTAGGAGTCTTTGGTAAAAAAATCCAAAAAGTGGCGAAGCAGATGGTGAAGCATAATTTAGTTCAGATGGTCGCAAGTGATGCTCATAATTTAAAAACACGGACTTTTTATTTAAAAGAAGCCTATGAGCAGATTGAAAAAGATTTTGGAAAAGAAAAGTTAGAAGCATTAAAAAAAGTGACACGGCACGTCATCAATGGGGATGAGGCCGTCGTCGCTGAACCAAGGGAAGTAAAAAAAAGTTTTTTAGGGTTGTAG
- a CDS encoding polysaccharide biosynthesis protein, whose translation MSRKVKISILISVDLFLISVANIFSYLFLIPFVGVTDHLMFKTLGIQIILYLILGFMFNIFTRVNRYTNLNEIVSILAATTLAYLIEAIVFFIRGISHSQRYLLLTYLLTTFFIIASRISWKVFIEHRNKRVEPKYPCKPTLVIGAGAGGAVLISTLERQNSKFNIMGLIDDDPNKANTVFCGKKVRGTTKNLQEIVQKYDVEQVIIAIPSLKAKGFERILKELDQTNVKVSSMPSIEEIVNGDVSVTKLREIDVVDLLGREEVKLDTEVLATQLTNQTIMVTGAGGSIGSEICRQVMRFTPKKIILVGHGENSIYLIDKELRQTFKEKQTEIVPVIADIQDRERIFDVVKTHQPAIIYHAAAHKHVPMMEYNPTEAVKNNVYGTKNVAEAAKANHVTSFVMVSTDKANNPPNVMGSTKRIAEMIVTGLNEAGGTKFSAVRFGNVLGSRGSVVPLFKEQLSKGGPLTVTDMRMTRYFMTIPEASRLVLQSGALAKGGEVFVLDMGDPVKISHLAEQVIKLSGMSTDEIKIVETGIRPGEKLYEELLVDKELAPEQIYDKIFVGNVTGFPVEEVLDFVETLPEEEDALAKELVSYANQSSKG comes from the coding sequence GTGTCTAGAAAAGTAAAAATCAGTATTTTGATCAGTGTCGATCTATTTTTAATAAGTGTTGCCAATATTTTTTCGTATTTGTTTTTAATCCCTTTTGTAGGGGTGACAGATCACTTAATGTTTAAAACCTTAGGGATACAAATTATTTTGTATTTGATTTTAGGGTTTATGTTTAATATTTTTACACGAGTCAATCGTTATACTAATTTAAATGAAATTGTTTCAATATTAGCTGCAACAACGTTGGCTTATTTAATAGAAGCGATAGTTTTTTTTATACGTGGGATTAGTCATAGTCAACGTTATTTATTATTAACTTATTTATTGACGACCTTTTTTATTATTGCTAGTCGCATTAGTTGGAAAGTATTCATCGAACATCGCAATAAACGAGTGGAGCCAAAGTATCCATGTAAACCAACGCTAGTAATTGGAGCAGGTGCTGGTGGAGCAGTCCTGATTTCAACCTTAGAGCGTCAAAATTCAAAATTTAATATTATGGGATTGATTGATGATGATCCTAATAAAGCGAATACAGTGTTCTGTGGGAAGAAAGTTAGAGGAACAACAAAAAACTTACAAGAAATTGTCCAAAAATATGATGTTGAACAAGTTATTATTGCTATCCCGTCTTTGAAAGCCAAAGGGTTTGAAAGAATTTTAAAAGAATTAGATCAAACAAATGTAAAGGTCAGCTCAATGCCTTCGATCGAAGAAATAGTCAATGGTGATGTTAGTGTGACCAAATTACGTGAAATTGATGTGGTTGATTTATTAGGGCGAGAAGAAGTGAAGTTAGATACAGAAGTCCTAGCAACACAACTAACCAATCAAACGATTATGGTCACAGGAGCTGGCGGTTCGATTGGTTCAGAGATTTGTCGCCAGGTAATGCGCTTTACCCCTAAAAAAATTATTTTAGTCGGTCATGGTGAAAATTCGATTTATTTAATTGATAAGGAATTACGCCAAACATTTAAAGAGAAACAAACAGAAATTGTCCCAGTGATTGCCGATATCCAAGATCGTGAGCGCATTTTTGATGTAGTTAAAACTCACCAACCAGCGATTATCTATCACGCAGCGGCTCATAAACATGTGCCAATGATGGAGTATAATCCAACGGAAGCTGTAAAAAATAATGTCTATGGAACTAAAAATGTAGCGGAAGCGGCTAAGGCTAATCATGTTACTTCCTTTGTGATGGTGTCAACGGATAAAGCGAATAATCCTCCAAATGTAATGGGATCAACAAAACGGATTGCTGAAATGATTGTGACAGGTTTAAATGAAGCAGGTGGCACAAAATTTTCAGCAGTTCGTTTTGGAAATGTTTTAGGAAGCCGAGGGAGTGTCGTACCACTTTTTAAAGAGCAATTATCTAAAGGTGGTCCTCTAACAGTAACCGATATGCGGATGACGCGTTACTTTATGACGATCCCTGAGGCAAGTCGGTTAGTCTTACAATCAGGAGCGTTAGCTAAAGGTGGCGAAGTGTTCGTTTTAGATATGGGTGACCCTGTTAAGATTAGTCATTTGGCAGAGCAAGTCATCAAGTTGAGTGGCATGTCGACGGATGAAATTAAAATTGTTGAAACCGGTATTCGACCAGGTGAAAAACTGTATGAAGAGTTATTGGTAGATAAAGAATTAGCACCAGAGCAAATCTATGACAAAATTTTCGTAGGAAATGTGACTGGTTTCCCAGTTGAAGAGGTCTTGGATTTTGTTGAAACATTACCAGAAGAAGAAGACGCCTTAGCTAAAGAGCTTGTTAGCTATGCGAATCAATCAAGTAAAGGATAG
- a CDS encoding sugar transferase yields MYDRGIKRSIDFILALVGLIILSPIFLIIILAIKLDTPGPVIFMQKRVGLNKSHFNIYKFRTMRIDTPKEMPTHLLDNPDYFITKVGAFLRKTSLDEIPQIINILKGEMAIIGPRPALWNQYDLIAERDKYGANNIRPGLTGWAQINGRDELEIPLKAKLDGEYVTKESFLMDVKCFLGTIISVFKSEGVVEGKSEKSKEGH; encoded by the coding sequence ATGTACGATAGAGGTATAAAGAGAAGTATTGATTTCATCCTTGCGTTAGTAGGATTAATTATTTTGTCCCCCATTTTTTTGATTATTATTTTAGCGATAAAGTTAGATACACCAGGACCTGTGATTTTCATGCAAAAAAGGGTTGGACTAAATAAAAGTCATTTCAATATTTATAAGTTTCGAACAATGCGTATTGATACACCAAAAGAGATGCCAACTCATTTATTAGATAATCCAGATTATTTTATTACTAAGGTAGGAGCATTTCTAAGAAAAACTAGTTTGGACGAAATTCCCCAAATTATTAATATTTTAAAAGGTGAAATGGCAATTATTGGTCCACGACCAGCTTTGTGGAATCAGTATGATTTAATAGCTGAGCGAGATAAGTATGGTGCCAATAACATCAGACCAGGACTAACTGGTTGGGCACAAATTAATGGTCGTGATGAGTTAGAAATCCCTTTAAAAGCTAAACTTGACGGTGAGTATGTCACAAAAGAAAGCTTTTTGATGGATGTTAAGTGCTTCTTAGGTACAATTATTTCAGTTTTTAAATCCGAAGGTGTTGTAGAAGGTAAGTCTGAAAAAAGTAAAGAAGGTCATTAA
- a CDS encoding NAD-dependent epimerase/dehydratase family protein, producing MKKILITGENSYIGMALVKWLEDYPKKFDVTSISVKGSEWQKKDFSKYDTIIHVAGLAHKKETEDNKFLYDEVNHQLVRHVSDKAESEGVKHFVFLSSMSVYGDVRGKVDETTPLSPNTYYGKSKLKAENYLQNICSDTMKIAIIRPPMVYGSGCKGNYVSLAKLARKTPIFPNITNQRSMIFIDNLCLYIEMIIENVLEGVFYPQNLELVNTSDLVKLIASNNKHQIYFTKLSNPLLRFLLNRQTVISKVFGSLYYDPKMSLLKVEELDTELVKRMKFFTETVLLTEEKI from the coding sequence ATGAAAAAAATTTTAATTACGGGTGAAAATAGTTATATCGGAATGGCCTTGGTAAAGTGGCTAGAAGACTATCCTAAAAAATTTGATGTTACTTCTATTAGTGTCAAGGGAAGTGAGTGGCAAAAGAAAGATTTTTCGAAATACGATACTATCATCCATGTAGCGGGTTTAGCCCATAAGAAGGAAACTGAAGATAATAAGTTTTTATATGATGAAGTAAATCATCAATTAGTTCGCCATGTCAGTGATAAAGCTGAATCGGAAGGTGTTAAGCACTTTGTATTTTTAAGTTCTATGAGTGTTTATGGTGATGTGAGGGGGAAAGTTGATGAGACGACTCCGTTATCACCAAATACCTACTATGGAAAATCAAAACTAAAAGCTGAAAATTATCTTCAAAATATTTGTTCAGATACCATGAAAATTGCAATCATTCGTCCGCCTATGGTTTATGGAAGTGGATGTAAAGGCAACTATGTATCTTTGGCTAAGTTGGCTAGAAAAACGCCAATATTTCCTAATATCACTAATCAACGAAGTATGATTTTTATAGATAATCTATGCTTATATATAGAAATGATTATTGAAAATGTTTTAGAAGGTGTATTTTATCCTCAAAATCTTGAATTAGTTAACACTTCAGACTTAGTAAAACTTATAGCTAGTAATAATAAACATCAAATTTATTTTACTAAACTGAGTAATCCTTTATTGAGGTTTTTATTAAATAGACAAACTGTTATTTCCAAAGTTTTTGGTTCACTGTATTATGATCCAAAAATGAGTCTTTTAAAAGTAGAGGAACTAGATACAGAGCTTGTGAAAAGAATGAAATTTTTTACAGAAACGGTATTGTTGACAGAGGAGAAGATATAA
- a CDS encoding glycosyltransferase family 4 protein gives MKKDVLFLCQYFYPEYISSATLPRDVALSLKKSGMSVDVLTGFPYEYNDGEKVEKKESYKGINIQRVKYLKLKRSNFIGRLVNFFSFFCSMSFKLLKLRHYKIIIVYSNPPILPLLAIWANKLFKTKIIFVGFDIYPEIAINTRSLKKNSVIDKVMTYINNKLFNSVDRVVALSNDMKDFLINNRNIEEHKIKVIPNWYEIENMETIVYDFPTLDTFIENSDLVVSYFGNMGICQDMQTILDAMLLLKKQPRIKFLLAGHGVKKDEIKIFIEENNLSNAVVFDFLQGQDYKYALSRSDCFVVSLEDSVEGLAVPSKTYSYMMAGKTIVSIMNDETDIAKEVVGNNLGVHVSNGCSKELAEKLMFLANNNDFLLESGKNARERFLSKYTTEKCTKQYLEMIEEML, from the coding sequence ATGAAAAAAGATGTTTTGTTTTTATGCCAATATTTTTATCCTGAATATATTTCCTCTGCTACTTTACCTAGAGACGTAGCATTATCTTTAAAAAAATCAGGAATGAGTGTTGATGTTTTAACAGGTTTCCCATATGAGTATAATGATGGAGAAAAAGTTGAGAAAAAAGAAAGCTATAAAGGAATTAATATTCAACGAGTAAAGTACTTAAAATTAAAGAGAAGTAATTTTATTGGTCGTTTAGTCAATTTTTTCTCTTTTTTTTGTTCTATGTCATTTAAACTTTTAAAATTAAGGCATTATAAAATTATAATTGTTTATTCTAATCCACCTATTTTGCCGTTATTGGCTATTTGGGCTAATAAATTATTTAAAACTAAAATTATTTTTGTTGGTTTTGATATTTATCCTGAGATAGCAATTAATACACGTTCTTTAAAAAAGAATAGTGTAATAGATAAAGTTATGACATACATTAATAACAAGTTATTTAATTCAGTAGATCGGGTAGTTGCTCTATCAAATGATATGAAGGATTTTTTGATTAATAATAGAAACATTGAGGAACATAAAATTAAAGTTATACCAAATTGGTATGAAATCGAAAATATGGAGACGATAGTTTATGATTTTCCAACTCTAGATACGTTTATTGAAAATTCAGATTTAGTTGTTTCTTATTTTGGTAATATGGGAATATGTCAAGATATGCAGACCATTTTAGATGCCATGTTACTTTTAAAAAAACAACCACGTATTAAATTTTTATTAGCAGGTCACGGTGTGAAAAAAGATGAGATAAAAATATTTATAGAGGAAAATAATTTAAGTAATGCTGTTGTCTTTGATTTTTTACAAGGTCAGGATTACAAATATGCTTTGTCACGTAGTGATTGTTTTGTTGTAAGTTTGGAAGATTCAGTTGAAGGGTTAGCTGTTCCAAGTAAAACATACAGCTATATGATGGCTGGGAAAACCATTGTAAGTATCATGAATGATGAGACAGATATAGCTAAAGAAGTGGTGGGTAATAATCTAGGGGTACATGTTTCTAATGGCTGTAGTAAAGAATTGGCAGAAAAATTAATGTTTTTAGCTAACAATAATGATTTTCTATTGGAAAGTGGAAAAAATGCAAGAGAACGATTTTTAAGTAAATATACAACAGAGAAATGTACTAAGCAGTATCTTGAGATGATAGAGGAGATGTTATAA